In one Desulfobaculum bizertense DSM 18034 genomic region, the following are encoded:
- a CDS encoding RnfABCDGE type electron transport complex subunit D, with translation MTPPVIKPLASGERLLTVSTGPHWRVGDGIRRLSLYGLLALLPAIVMAVSTYGMGAIRVFALSGSVCVLVEALCQKMMGRDIDVDNFNAFYMGVLFAFLLPAQTPWWTVVLGAALTASLGRMVFGGGGSSPLCAPLVAWAVCRISWPASLDIDLTMASNALNEPLAQLKFFGPEALMSQYSYTDLFLGHTLGSIGASQVAALLLGGIFLIGTRKIRWYIPVAFLVGVFATAELYHMLNPELYVLGLYHVLGGSVIFGAFFLATDTSSSPTGRTPQLLFGLIGGILVMIIRVYGMYPDGVTFAILLANLLSPLLDRIRPRPFGG, from the coding sequence ATGACTCCTCCAGTAATCAAACCCCTTGCCAGTGGTGAGCGCCTGCTGACTGTGAGCACTGGTCCACACTGGCGGGTGGGAGATGGCATTCGCCGCCTTTCTCTGTATGGGCTTCTGGCATTGCTACCGGCAATTGTTATGGCCGTCAGTACCTACGGAATGGGCGCTATTCGTGTCTTTGCCCTGTCTGGTTCTGTATGTGTCCTCGTTGAGGCGCTCTGCCAGAAGATGATGGGCCGGGACATTGATGTTGATAATTTTAACGCATTCTACATGGGAGTGCTTTTTGCGTTTTTGCTTCCAGCGCAGACTCCGTGGTGGACGGTTGTTCTGGGTGCAGCGCTGACCGCATCGCTTGGCCGTATGGTTTTTGGCGGTGGCGGTTCAAGCCCCCTGTGTGCTCCTCTTGTTGCATGGGCTGTGTGCCGAATCTCTTGGCCTGCCTCCCTCGATATTGACCTGACAATGGCAAGCAATGCGCTGAACGAACCTCTTGCCCAGCTGAAGTTCTTTGGGCCAGAGGCGCTGATGTCGCAGTATTCCTACACGGATCTGTTCCTTGGTCACACGCTTGGGTCTATCGGTGCTTCTCAGGTTGCAGCCTTGCTCCTTGGCGGCATCTTCCTGATCGGAACACGGAAAATTCGCTGGTACATCCCGGTGGCTTTTCTTGTTGGCGTTTTTGCAACAGCCGAGCTGTACCACATGCTGAATCCTGAACTGTATGTTTTAGGCTTGTACCACGTTCTTGGTGGCAGCGTGATCTTTGGGGCATTCTTCCTCGCAACAGATACATCTTCCAGTCCAACTGGCCGGACTCCCCAGCTCCTTTTCGGATTGATTGGCGGCATTCTGGTCATGATTATTCGCGTTTATGGCATGTATCCTGATGGCGTGACCTTTGCCATTCTTCTGGCAAATCTCCTTAGCCCGTTGCTTGATCGCATTCGGCCACGACCTTTTGGAGGCTAG
- the rnfG gene encoding RnfABCDGE type electron transport complex subunit G codes for MKEILSMVLVLSVICGVSGFSLATLKGMTKDRIESQVLTYVQGPALMEVVGMHDNNPIAERINVPADEGELTIFPVKQKGKLTGFALETFAPGYSGDIGVMVGFSTESSALLGIGITTQTETPGLGSRVTLPAFTSQFKGHAMSRLDLGAGIEGVSGASYSSKGAVEAVKKAMQVYAKNRSQILTALNK; via the coding sequence ATGAAAGAAATTTTGAGCATGGTTCTGGTTTTGTCTGTCATCTGTGGTGTTTCCGGATTCTCTCTGGCAACGCTAAAAGGAATGACAAAAGACCGTATTGAATCTCAGGTTTTGACGTACGTGCAGGGGCCAGCCCTGATGGAAGTTGTCGGAATGCATGACAACAATCCCATTGCCGAGCGAATCAATGTCCCTGCTGACGAGGGCGAATTGACGATTTTCCCCGTTAAGCAAAAAGGGAAGCTGACGGGCTTTGCGCTCGAAACTTTTGCTCCCGGATATTCTGGGGATATTGGTGTGATGGTTGGCTTTTCCACTGAGTCGAGTGCTCTGCTTGGCATTGGCATCACCACCCAGACTGAAACTCCAGGTCTGGGAAGCCGTGTCACCCTTCCTGCATTTACCAGTCAGTTCAAAGGCCACGCGATGAGCCGTCTTGATCTTGGTGCTGGCATTGAAGGTGTGTCTGGAGCGAGCTACTCCTCCAAGGGCGCCGTTGAGGCTGTGAAGAAGGCTATGCAGGTTTACGCAAAGAACAGAAGCCAGATTCTGACAGCCTTAAACAAATAG